The following are encoded together in the Vigna angularis cultivar LongXiaoDou No.4 chromosome 9, ASM1680809v1, whole genome shotgun sequence genome:
- the LOC108320643 gene encoding palmitoyl-monogalactosyldiacylglycerol delta-7 desaturase, chloroplastic, protein MALITTQPKNPIYNGCTTLHRSIPRRGNTTVLGLGSVKNFNFNRKQSKISLKSNPFTYNLAVTAKANAGFGEGLEGESLKHRKILLSEVEVKRERSVLFGRKWSSLDVGTAGIVLAMHVLCLFAPFHFNWPAFWVAVALYVVTGLFGITLSFHRNLSHRSFKLPKWLEYSFAYCGVLALQGNPIDWVSTHRYHHQFCDTERDPHSPTEGFWFSHMSWLFDTNSIVERCGEPNNVGDLEKQPFYRFLRSTYLVHPFALGALLYAAGGFPFLVWGMGVRIVWVYHITWFVNSACHVWGNQAWNTRDLSRNNWWVALLAFGEGWHNNHHAFEYSARHGLEWWQLDMTWYVVRFLQAIGLATEVKLPSETQKQRMAFNNHTIIT, encoded by the exons ATGGCTCTCATCACCACTCAACCTAAAAACCCCATTTATAATGGCTGCACCACCCTTCACCGCTCAATCCCACGGCGGGGCAATACTACTGTTCTTGGCCTTGGCTCCGTTAAAAACTTTAACTTTAACCGAAAACAAAGCAAAATTTCCCTTAAAAGCAATCCCTTTACCTATAATTTGGCAGTGACAGCCAAAGCCAATGCAGGATTCGGAGAAGGTTTGGAGGGTGAGTCATTGAAACACAGAAAGATTTTATTGTCTGAAGTTGAggtgaagagagagagaagtgtTTTGTTTGGGAGAAAATGGAGCTCTTTGGATGTTGGCACTGCTGGGATTGTGTTGGCAATGCATGTGCTTTGCCTCTTTGCTCCATTCCATTTCAATTGGCCTGCATTTTGGGTGGCTGTGGCTCTCTATGTTGTCACTGGCCTTTTTGGCatcactctttctttccacAGGAACCTTTCTCATAGGAGTTTCAAGCTTCCCAAATGGCTTGAATATTCCTTTGCCTATTGTGGGGTTCTGGCACTTCAG GGGAACCCAATTGATTGGGTAAGCACACATAGATACCATCACCAGTTTTGTGACACTGAGAGAGACCCTCATAGCCCCACCGAAGGGTTCTGGTTCAGCCATATGAGTTGGCTCTTTGATACCAATTCCATCGTAGAAAGG TGTGGAGAGCCAAACAATGTTGGTGATTTAGAGAAACAACCTTTTTATAGATTTCTCCGAAGCACTTACCTTGTCCACCCCTTTGCTTTGGGAGCCCTTCTATATGCAGCTGGAGGATTTCCTTTCCTAGTTTGGGGAATG GGAGTGAGGATTGTTTGGGTTTATCACATAACCTGGTTTGTAAACTCAGCTTGCCATGTTTGGGGGAATCAGGCCTGGAACACCAGGGACCTGTCCAGAAATAATTg gTGGGTGGCGTTGCTTGCATTTGGTGAAGGTTGGCACAATAACCACCATGCTTTTGAGTATTCAGCTCGACATGGACTAGAATGGTGGCAACTAGACATGACTTGGTACGTTGTGAGATTTCTCCAAGCTATTGGGTTGGCCACTGAAGTCAAGTTACCCTCAGAGACTCAGAAGCAGAGAATGGCATTCAATAATCATACAATAATCACATGA
- the LOC108320645 gene encoding pseudo histidine-containing phosphotransfer protein 6, with protein sequence MLGLGADLLWADMNRLLAFLFHQGVLDEQFLQLQQLQDETSPNFVSEVVNIYFHESEKLLTNLRASLMEREFSDYKKMGNHLNQFMGSSSSIGAKRVRNVCVAFRAAAEQNNRAGCLRALEMLEHEYCYLKNKLHELFQIEQQRALAAGVRYPVQD encoded by the exons ATGCTTGGTTTGGGTGCGGACCTCTTGTGGGCCGACATGAACCGTCTGCTTGCCTTCCTCTTCCACCAG GGAGTGTTGGATGAGCAATTCTTGCAGCTTCAGCAGCTGCAGGATGAGACCTCCCCAAACTTCGTATCCGAGGTTGTCAACATCTATTTCCATGAATCCGAAAAGCTTCTCACCAATCTCAGAGCTTCGCT CATGGAGAGGGAGTTTTCGGACTATAAGAAAATGGGGAATCATTTGAATCAGTTCATGGGAAGTAGCTCCAGCATTGGCGCGAAGAGAGTTAGAAACGTTTGCGTTGCATTTCGTGCCGCTGCTGAGCAGAATAACCGTGCTGG CTGCTTGCGAGCGTTGGAGATGCTGGAGCATGAGTACTGCTATCTCAAGAACAAATTGCATGAATTGTTTCAG ATTGAGCAGCAACGTGCTTTGGCTGCAGGAGTTAGATACCCAGTGCAGGATTAg
- the LOC108320644 gene encoding protein POST-ILLUMINATION CHLOROPHYLL FLUORESCENCE INCREASE, chloroplastic isoform X2 — protein MFACVSNHFKHAIEKLYELVISHAASSFLNVSLPKSYPVKKNHMKISKKICAAAVATPTTTTEEIKEYKLPSWAQFEIGRAPVYWKTMNGLPPTSGEKLKLLYNPAAAQLVPSEEFGIAFNGGFNQPIMCGGEPRAMLRKNRGKADAPIYTIQICIPKHALNLIFSFTNGVDWDGPYRLQFEVPKALKNKPIEFFNRGLADELSKEGACEQAIFPDTNVVISRCAMIGNLSKEGGDRCDLNLVLGCTDPSSHLYNPLANVDDGTCPIDLDSESED, from the exons ATGTTTGCCTGTGTCTCCAACCATTTCAAACACGCTAT TGAAAAGTTGTATGAACTAGTAATTTCTCATGCAGCTAGTTCTTTTCTCAATGTGTCATTACCAAAAAGTTACCCTgtgaagaaaaatcatatgaaaattAGCAAAAAGATCTGTGCTGCTGCTGTTGCAACACCAACAACAACTACTGAGGAAATTAAAGA GTACAAGCTTCCTTCTTGGGCTCAGTTTGAGATTGGAAGAGCTCCTGTGTATTGGAAAACAATGAATGGCCTCCCTCCTACCTCA GGAGAAAAGCTAAAGCTTTTGTATAATCCAGCAGCAGCTCAACTAGTCCCTAGTGAAGAATTTGGAATTGCTTTTAATG GAGGTTTTAATCAGCCAATTATGTGCGGTGGTGAGCCAAGGGCTATGCTTCGAAAAAATAGAGGCAAAGCTGATGCTCCAATATATACCATTCAGATATGCATTCCAAAGCATG CTCTGAACTTGATCTTCTCATTTACTAATGGAGTAGACTGGGATGGTCCATACAGACTGCAATTTGAAGTTCCTAAGGCTTTAAAGAACAAGCCAATTGAGTTTTTTAATAGG GGTTTGGCAGATGAACTGAGTAAAGAAGGAGCATGTGAGCAGGCAATATTTCCAGACACAAACGTAGTTATATCAAGATGTGCTATGATTGGTAATTTGTCAAAAGAAGGG GGTGATCGTTGCGATCTGAATCTTGTTTTAGGATGCACAGATCCTAGTTCTCACCTGTACAACCCACTAGCTAATGTAGATGATGGAACATGTCCAATTGATTTGGATTCTGAGTCTGAGGATTAG
- the LOC108320644 gene encoding protein POST-ILLUMINATION CHLOROPHYLL FLUORESCENCE INCREASE, chloroplastic isoform X1: protein MAATNASFFASSTQPCLPVSPTISNTLSSSFLNVSLPKSYPVKKNHMKISKKICAAAVATPTTTTEEIKEYKLPSWAQFEIGRAPVYWKTMNGLPPTSGEKLKLLYNPAAAQLVPSEEFGIAFNGGFNQPIMCGGEPRAMLRKNRGKADAPIYTIQICIPKHALNLIFSFTNGVDWDGPYRLQFEVPKALKNKPIEFFNRGLADELSKEGACEQAIFPDTNVVISRCAMIGNLSKEGGDRCDLNLVLGCTDPSSHLYNPLANVDDGTCPIDLDSESED from the exons ATGGCTGCAACCAATGCTTCTTTCTTTGCTTCTTCCACGCAGCCATGTTTGCCTGTGTCTCCAACCATTTCAAACACGCTAT CTAGTTCTTTTCTCAATGTGTCATTACCAAAAAGTTACCCTgtgaagaaaaatcatatgaaaattAGCAAAAAGATCTGTGCTGCTGCTGTTGCAACACCAACAACAACTACTGAGGAAATTAAAGA GTACAAGCTTCCTTCTTGGGCTCAGTTTGAGATTGGAAGAGCTCCTGTGTATTGGAAAACAATGAATGGCCTCCCTCCTACCTCA GGAGAAAAGCTAAAGCTTTTGTATAATCCAGCAGCAGCTCAACTAGTCCCTAGTGAAGAATTTGGAATTGCTTTTAATG GAGGTTTTAATCAGCCAATTATGTGCGGTGGTGAGCCAAGGGCTATGCTTCGAAAAAATAGAGGCAAAGCTGATGCTCCAATATATACCATTCAGATATGCATTCCAAAGCATG CTCTGAACTTGATCTTCTCATTTACTAATGGAGTAGACTGGGATGGTCCATACAGACTGCAATTTGAAGTTCCTAAGGCTTTAAAGAACAAGCCAATTGAGTTTTTTAATAGG GGTTTGGCAGATGAACTGAGTAAAGAAGGAGCATGTGAGCAGGCAATATTTCCAGACACAAACGTAGTTATATCAAGATGTGCTATGATTGGTAATTTGTCAAAAGAAGGG GGTGATCGTTGCGATCTGAATCTTGTTTTAGGATGCACAGATCCTAGTTCTCACCTGTACAACCCACTAGCTAATGTAGATGATGGAACATGTCCAATTGATTTGGATTCTGAGTCTGAGGATTAG
- the LOC108320651 gene encoding PTI1-like tyrosine-protein kinase At3g15890 isoform X1, with protein sequence MDGRINAAIESSGGSISTNRKYSVGGFGSEVDSAIRSGTAPNSEVSSVHGFDRAVENDIKSTTSNLETPVSVDSFGRTVENAMRSFAPNPPPLYGFAKAVDLAISSHVGFEQDQNETKESPSGTVYEGFPDARRGKEQPTWRVFSLEELKSATNNFKPGNIRGEGGFGSVYWGQLSDGSQIAVKSLKFQSNITETFTVELEILARIRHQNLLSLRGYCAEGQKRLIVYEYMQNLCLHSILHGHNSLKCPLDWNRRMNIAIGSAEGIAYLHHQATPRIIHRDIKSSNVLLDSDFKARVADFGFAKLIPDGATHVTTKVMGTRGYLAPEYAMLGKAKASCDVYSFGVLLLELASGRRPTEMLDSTVRRSIVDWALPLVCEKKFSKIADPRLNGNYVKEELKRVVLVALICAQDLPEKRPSMLDVVELLKGESKDKFSDLENSDMFRSRLAAAGTSVAKDSLDYISEEKELEHPLRKNASCFFAIVAIFKSTLEALF encoded by the exons ATGGATGGAAGAATCAACGCGGCTATTGAAAGTAGCGGTGGTTCAATTTCGACAAATAGAAAATACAGCGTCGGTGGATTTGGTTCAGAAGTGGACAGTGCCATAAGGAGTGGGACTGCGCCAAATTCGGAAGTATCCTCCGTCCATGGATTCGATCGCGCAGTGGAGAATGACATCAAGAGTACCACGTCAAATTTGGAAACACCGGTCAGTGTTGATAGTTTTGGTCGGACGGTGGAGAATGCAATGAGGAGCTTTGCGCCAAATCCCCCTCCTCTCTACGGTTTCGCTAAGGCAGTGGATCTTGCCATTAGCAGCCACGTCGGTTTCGAACAAGATCAGAATGAAACTAAAGAGTCGCCCAGCGGTACCGTCTACGAAGGCTTCCCGGA CGCAAGGAGAGGGAAAGAACAACCCACATGGAGGGTGTTTTCTTTGGAGGAATTAAAGTCTGCTACGAATAATTTCAAACCTGGCAACATTCGAGGAGAAGGAGGCTTTGGCAGTGTGTACTGGGGCCAACTATCGGATGGATCGCAA ATTGCGGTGAAAAGTTTGAAGTTTCAGAGCAACATAACTGAAACATTTACGGTTGAACTTGAAATCTTGGCAAGAATACGACACCAGAATCTTCTCAGTCTTCGTGGCTACTGTGCAGAAGGACAGAAACGGTTAATTGTGTATGAATATATGCAAAATCTGTGTCTCCACTCTATTCTTCATGGACATAATTCATTGAAATGCCCTCTGGATTGGAATCGTCGGATGAATATCGCAATTGGTTCCGCTGAAGGAATTGC GTACCTTCACCACCAAGCAACACCACGTATCATCCACAGGGATATTAAATCAAGCAATGTGTTGCTAGATTCTGATTTCAAGGCCAGGGTTGCTGATTTTGGGTTTGCTAAGTTGATCCCTGATGGGGCAACACATGTGACTACAAAAGTTATGGGAACTCGTGGCTACCTTGCACCAGAATATGCCATGTTAGGTAAAGCAAAAGCGAGTTGTGATGTGTACAGTTTTGGTGTTCTGCTTCTAGAACTCGCTAGTGGCAGAAGACCAACCGAAATGCTTGATTCCACGGTGAGGAGATCGATAGTTGATTGGGCATTGCCATTGGTTTGTGAGAAGAAATTTAGTAAGATTGCTGATCCAAGACTAAATGGTAATTATGTGAAGGAAGAGCTTAAAAGAGTTGTTTTAGTTGCTCTTATTTGTGCTCAGGATCTACCTGAGAAGAGACCATCCATGCTTGATGTGGTAGAACTACTCAAGGGAGAGTCTAAGGATAAATTTTCTGATTTAGAGAACAGTGACATGTTCAGAAGTCGTCTTGCTGCTGCTGGAACTTCAGTGGCTAAAGATAGTTTAGACTACATctcagaagaaaaagaattagAACATCCGCTGAGAAAGAATGCTTCGTGTTTTTTTGctattgttgcaattttcaagTCAACACTCGAAGCCCTTTTTTAG
- the LOC108320644 gene encoding protein POST-ILLUMINATION CHLOROPHYLL FLUORESCENCE INCREASE, chloroplastic isoform X3, producing the protein MFACVSNHFKHAMYKLPSWAQFEIGRAPVYWKTMNGLPPTSGEKLKLLYNPAAAQLVPSEEFGIAFNGGFNQPIMCGGEPRAMLRKNRGKADAPIYTIQICIPKHALNLIFSFTNGVDWDGPYRLQFEVPKALKNKPIEFFNRGLADELSKEGACEQAIFPDTNVVISRCAMIGNLSKEGGDRCDLNLVLGCTDPSSHLYNPLANVDDGTCPIDLDSESED; encoded by the exons ATGTTTGCCTGTGTCTCCAACCATTTCAAACACGCTAT GTACAAGCTTCCTTCTTGGGCTCAGTTTGAGATTGGAAGAGCTCCTGTGTATTGGAAAACAATGAATGGCCTCCCTCCTACCTCA GGAGAAAAGCTAAAGCTTTTGTATAATCCAGCAGCAGCTCAACTAGTCCCTAGTGAAGAATTTGGAATTGCTTTTAATG GAGGTTTTAATCAGCCAATTATGTGCGGTGGTGAGCCAAGGGCTATGCTTCGAAAAAATAGAGGCAAAGCTGATGCTCCAATATATACCATTCAGATATGCATTCCAAAGCATG CTCTGAACTTGATCTTCTCATTTACTAATGGAGTAGACTGGGATGGTCCATACAGACTGCAATTTGAAGTTCCTAAGGCTTTAAAGAACAAGCCAATTGAGTTTTTTAATAGG GGTTTGGCAGATGAACTGAGTAAAGAAGGAGCATGTGAGCAGGCAATATTTCCAGACACAAACGTAGTTATATCAAGATGTGCTATGATTGGTAATTTGTCAAAAGAAGGG GGTGATCGTTGCGATCTGAATCTTGTTTTAGGATGCACAGATCCTAGTTCTCACCTGTACAACCCACTAGCTAATGTAGATGATGGAACATGTCCAATTGATTTGGATTCTGAGTCTGAGGATTAG
- the LOC108320550 gene encoding PTI1-like tyrosine-protein kinase At3g15890 translates to MASWFCCGKVSNRARRGKEQPTWRVFSLKELHSATNNFNYDNKLGEGSFGSVYWGQLWDGSQIAVKRLKVWSNRAETEFTVELEILARIRHKNLLSLRGYCAEGQERLIVYEYMQNLSLHSHLHGHHSFECSLDWNRRMNIAIGSAEGIVYLHHQARPHIIHRDIKSSNVLLDSDFKARVADFGFAKLIPDWTTHVSTRVKGTIGYLAPEYAMLGKANESCDVYSFGVLLLELASGRRPTEKLSSTVRRSIVDWALPLVCEKKFGEIADPRLNGNYVEEELKRVVLVALMSAQDLPEKRPTMLDVVELLKGECRDRFSHIENSDMFRNPLAAESNDGTSLADDRLDCISEEKELERPLRENAEL, encoded by the exons ATGGCTTCATGGTTTTGCTGCGGAAAAGTTTCGAACCG CGCACGGAGAGGGAAAGAACAACCCACATGGCGGGTGTTTTCTTTGAAGGAATTACACTCTGCTACGAATAATTTCAACTATGACAACAAGCTTGGAGAAGGAAGCTTTGGCAGTGTGTACTGGGGCCAACTTTGGGATGGATCACAA ATTGCGGTGAAAAGATTGAAAGTTTGGAGCAACAGAGCCGAGACAGAATTCACAGTTGAGCTTGAAATCTTAGCAAGAATTCGACACAAGAATCTTCTCAGTCTTCGTGGCTACTGTGCAGAAGGACAGGAACGGTTAATTGTGTATGAATATATGCAAAATCTGAGTCTCCACTCTCATCTTCACGGACATCATTCATTCGAATGCTCTCTGGATTGGAATCGTCGGATGAATATCGCAATTGGTTCTGCTGAAGGAATTGT GTACCTTCACCACCAAGCAAGACCACATATCATCCACAGGGATATTAAATCAAGCAATGTGTTGCTAGATTCTGATTTCAAGGCCAGGGTTGCTGATTTTGGGTTTGCTAAGTTGATCCCTGATTGGACTACACATGTGAGTACAAGAGTTAAGGGAACTATTGGCTACCTTGCACCAGAATATGCTATGTTAGGTAAAGCAAATGAGAGTTGTGATGTGTACAGTTTTGGTGTTCTTCTTCTAGAACTCGCTAGTGGCAGAAGACCAACAGAAAAGCTCAGTTCCACGGTGAGGCGATCGATAGTTGATTGGGCATTGCCATTGGTTTGTGAGAAGAAATTTGGTGAAATTGCTGATCCAAGACTAAATGGTAACTATGTGGAGGAAGAGCTTAAAAGAGTTGTTTTAGTTGCTCTTATGTCTGCTCAGGATCTGCCTGAGAAGAGACCAACCATGCTTGATGTGGTAGAGCTACTCAAGGGAGAGTGTAGGGATAGATTTTCTCATATAGAGAACAGTGACATGTTCAGAAACCCTTTAGCTGCAGAAAGCAATGATGGAACATCATTGGCTGATGACAGATTAGACTGTATctcagaagaaaaagaattagAACGTCCATTGAGAGAAAATGCTGAACTATGA
- the LOC108320651 gene encoding PTI1-like tyrosine-protein kinase At3g15890 isoform X2, with protein sequence MITALSITSARRGKEQPTWRVFSLEELKSATNNFKPGNIRGEGGFGSVYWGQLSDGSQIAVKSLKFQSNITETFTVELEILARIRHQNLLSLRGYCAEGQKRLIVYEYMQNLCLHSILHGHNSLKCPLDWNRRMNIAIGSAEGIAYLHHQATPRIIHRDIKSSNVLLDSDFKARVADFGFAKLIPDGATHVTTKVMGTRGYLAPEYAMLGKAKASCDVYSFGVLLLELASGRRPTEMLDSTVRRSIVDWALPLVCEKKFSKIADPRLNGNYVKEELKRVVLVALICAQDLPEKRPSMLDVVELLKGESKDKFSDLENSDMFRSRLAAAGTSVAKDSLDYISEEKELEHPLRKNASCFFAIVAIFKSTLEALF encoded by the exons ATGATCACTGCTCTGAGCATAACAAG CGCAAGGAGAGGGAAAGAACAACCCACATGGAGGGTGTTTTCTTTGGAGGAATTAAAGTCTGCTACGAATAATTTCAAACCTGGCAACATTCGAGGAGAAGGAGGCTTTGGCAGTGTGTACTGGGGCCAACTATCGGATGGATCGCAA ATTGCGGTGAAAAGTTTGAAGTTTCAGAGCAACATAACTGAAACATTTACGGTTGAACTTGAAATCTTGGCAAGAATACGACACCAGAATCTTCTCAGTCTTCGTGGCTACTGTGCAGAAGGACAGAAACGGTTAATTGTGTATGAATATATGCAAAATCTGTGTCTCCACTCTATTCTTCATGGACATAATTCATTGAAATGCCCTCTGGATTGGAATCGTCGGATGAATATCGCAATTGGTTCCGCTGAAGGAATTGC GTACCTTCACCACCAAGCAACACCACGTATCATCCACAGGGATATTAAATCAAGCAATGTGTTGCTAGATTCTGATTTCAAGGCCAGGGTTGCTGATTTTGGGTTTGCTAAGTTGATCCCTGATGGGGCAACACATGTGACTACAAAAGTTATGGGAACTCGTGGCTACCTTGCACCAGAATATGCCATGTTAGGTAAAGCAAAAGCGAGTTGTGATGTGTACAGTTTTGGTGTTCTGCTTCTAGAACTCGCTAGTGGCAGAAGACCAACCGAAATGCTTGATTCCACGGTGAGGAGATCGATAGTTGATTGGGCATTGCCATTGGTTTGTGAGAAGAAATTTAGTAAGATTGCTGATCCAAGACTAAATGGTAATTATGTGAAGGAAGAGCTTAAAAGAGTTGTTTTAGTTGCTCTTATTTGTGCTCAGGATCTACCTGAGAAGAGACCATCCATGCTTGATGTGGTAGAACTACTCAAGGGAGAGTCTAAGGATAAATTTTCTGATTTAGAGAACAGTGACATGTTCAGAAGTCGTCTTGCTGCTGCTGGAACTTCAGTGGCTAAAGATAGTTTAGACTACATctcagaagaaaaagaattagAACATCCGCTGAGAAAGAATGCTTCGTGTTTTTTTGctattgttgcaattttcaagTCAACACTCGAAGCCCTTTTTTAG
- the LOC108320478 gene encoding phosphatidylcholine:diacylglycerol cholinephosphotransferase 1: protein MNGAGKPSSVKRRGNNHTAPANGVKVANGAMAKTASTHFSDASFMKWTVADAVHVATHHWMPCLFALGLLFFMGVEYTLFMVPPSSPPFDLGFIATRHLHAILESSPDLNTLLAALNTVFVGMQTTYILWTWLIEGRPRATISTLFMFTCRGILGYSTQLPLPQEFLGSGADFPVGNVSFFLFFSGHVAGSVIASLDMRRMQRKELAWTFDVLNVLQAVRLLGTRGHYTIDLAVGVGAGLLFDSLAGKYEYSKRKGAALTTKHDFS, encoded by the exons ATGAACGGCGCCGGTAAGCCCTCCTCCGTCAAGCGCAGGGGCAATAACCATACGGCTCCGGCCAACGGCGTTAAGGTGGCAAACGGCGCCATGGCCAAAACCGCTTCTACGCACTTCTCCGACGCCTCCTTCATGAAATGGACCGTTGCCGATGCTGTCCACGTCGCCACACACCATTGGATGCCGTGTTTGTTCGCATTGGGGCTCCTTTTCTTCATGGGCGTGGAGTACACGCTCTTCATGGTGCCGCCGTCGTCGCCGCCGTTCGACTTGGGCTTCATCGCCACGCGCCACCTCCACGCCATCCTCGAGTCGTCGCCGGACCTCAACACGCTCTTGGCCGCGCTCAATACG GTGTTTGTCGGAATGCAAACGACTTATATCTTGTGGACGTGGCTGATCGAAGGTCGCCCCAGAGCCACTATTTCAACACTGTTCATGTTCACATGTCGTGGGATTTTGGGGTACTCCACCCAGCTCCCGTTGCCTCAG GAATTTCTGGGTTCTGGTGCGGACTTCCCTGTCGGAAACGTGtcttttttcttgttcttttcggGGCACGTTGCAGGGTCGGTGATTGCTTCGTTGGACATGAGAAGGATGCAGAGGAAGGAACTGGCTTGGACTTTTGATGTGCTTAATGTTCTGCAAGCTGTGAGGTTGCTTGGTACCAGAGGCCATTACACTATTGATTTGGCCGTAGGGGTTGGTGCTGGACTTCTTTTTGATTCTTTAGCAGGCAAGTACGAATATAGCAAAAGGAAAGGCGCTGCTCTCACCACAAAGCACGATTTTTCCTGA